TCTCGTGGCACTTTTCATGATTGTATATTACAAAGGTGCAGGTGGAATTGCTTCTTTTGCGCTCGTCTTTGTGATTCTCCTTATCATCGGTACACTTGCTGCTTTCGGAGCTACGCTTACCCTCCCCGGTATCGCAGGTATCGTGCTGACGATTGGTATGGCTGTGGATTCAAATGTACTGATTTATGAAAGAATTCGAGAAGAGATGGCTCTGGGTAAAACCATGAAAGCCGCTGTTGAAGGCGGATTCGCCAAAGCAGGTGCTGCCATTTGGGATTCAAACATAACTACTCTCATTACCAGTATAATCCTCTACCAGTTCGGTACAGGTCCTGTACAGGGTTTCGCACTGACTCTTATGATTGGTATTCTTACTTCTCTGTTTGGTGCCCTCGTTATTGCGAAGGTTATTTTCGAATATTTCACCGACAAGGGTCACCCTGTTTCGATCGGTTAATCTTAAAAGGTTTTTAAGGAGCTAAATAAATAATGCGAATTTTTCATAATCTAAATGTTGATTTTATGGGCAAGAGGAAATATTTCTATATCCTCTCGACCACAATTTTTGTCCTCGGTTTAATCAGTATTTTTGCCAGAGGATTGCAATTTGGTATCGACTTTAAAGGTGGTACTGAAGTAGTGCTTGAGTTCGAAAAGGTTATCGATATCACCAAAGTTAGAGATTATCTTGAGAATTCAGGTTTGGGAAACATCGAAGTTAAAACCTTCGGCGCAGAAACAGGTGCCCTGATCAGAACTGAAGTCCAGGATATTCCTGCTTCGATCAAACCTAAATTGCTTGGCGTCATTGAAGGGAATTTAACCAAAGCTTATCCGGGGATTAAAATTGATAAGATTTTTGACTCGGTTAAAAGCTCGGTTACCTACAAATTTGCCGGTCCGGACACTGCAACAAAAGTAAGCCAGTTACTTTTCGAACAGGGTTTCCAGGCTTCACGAGTCTCTTTTGAAGCAGGCAACTCTGAAGTTATTGTAAGAGTCGGTGTCTCTGATGTTATCAAAGAGAACCTTAAGGAAAAACTAACAGGTAACAACTTTAAAGTTCTTAGAGAAGACAGAATCGGACCGAAAGTTGGAAACGAGTTGAAAAGAGATGCAATTATAGCAGTGGTACTTTCATTGCTCGGTATCCTCATCTATCTCGCTTTCAGATTCAAATTCCTCTTTGCTTCAACTGCGGTCGTTGCACTTTTTCATGATGTGTTGCTCTCGATTGGTCTCTTCTCTCTCTTTTACGGGGTAATTCCCGGACTTAATCTCGAGATTGACCTTACCATTGTTGCAGCATTCCTGACACTCATTGGTTACTCAATTAATGATACCGTAATTGTATTCGACAGAGTGAGAGAGACGATGAAAATACATAAAGGTGGTAACCTCGAAGTTTTGATGAATGAAGCTGTGAATAAAACCATGAGCAGAACCATCCTTACCGGTGGAACGACCCTTATGGGCGTTGTGATTCTTCTTCTGGTGGGTGGTGAAGTGCTAAGAGCATTTGCATTCACTCTTTTCTTCGGTATTATCGTCGGTACTTATTCTTCGATTTTTGTGGCAAGTGCCCTTGCTCTCGACTATTCAAAGAAATATAAAGTAAAGATTGACTTCTAAGATAAGGAAGTAATTTACCATTGTAAGGCTGTCTCGAGAGGGGCAGCCTTTTTTATTTTAAATGTTTTTTGCGGATTAACCAGTTGTGGAGAGCTTTGTAACCCATCGGTATCACCGATGCAAAAGCAACTATGAAAAGCGTAAGGGTAAGATTTTTCTGAACGAATGGAATATGTCCGAAGAAGTAACCCGCCCCGACATACAGCAGAATGTAAATCGCAGCCGAAAGAAGACTGGAAAGAATGAATGTTGAAAACTTCATTTTAACGATTCCGGCAACGAACGGTGCAAAAGTTCTTACCATCGGAAAATAGCGGGCGAGGAACATGGTTGTTTTGCCATGCTTCTTGAAAAATCCTTCTGTGGCGATCAGATATGAGGGTCGAATGAACCTGTTATCCATTTTATATGCTCTGTCACCGAGTCGTCTGCCTATTCCATAATTGAAGATATCTCCAATAAACACTGCCATTGTAAAAAGCAGATAAAGAGCATAGGGGTTCAACTGTCCGGCTGCTGCTATTGTGCCGGCTGCGAAAAGAATGGTAACACCGGGCAAAAGTGGTGTAAGAACAAAATTCGTCTCCAGCAGAATTAAAACGAAAAGAAAAAGGTATGTTATGTTGCCGTATTCGGAGATTATTACACTGAGATAGCCATCCAGGTGGTTTACTATCTCCCACACATGTCCAAGAAATTCCATTAATTAACTTTCTACAGGTCATTGAGCACCGGTATATCCCTGTCGAGATATCATACTCTAAAATCGATTTAAACTAACTGCCAAATTTACGAACTTTAAGCTGTTAGAAAAGATAAATTTTTAGAGCCTTACTCTTTCAGATCCTGCTCTTCATTCTCTCCTCATAGGCGGAATCCCATTCTTCTTTTTTCAGATCGTACCGGTCGGCAATCATATCATTTGGATAGAAGAAATTCCCGACTACAATTCCTGTAACTGCATCATGCAGTTCTATATTTAGATGACCTTCACTTGTATAATGAATGTCGTCAAATTCTCCCCTGCCGGTAATTCCGGTGAAAAGATAAAAATCATGTGCCATTTTACCATTTGGAAGAAATATTGTTCTGACCACAACAGCGTGATCGTTTCCCCTCGAGTGCAACTCTACTTTGTCCTTTAACATGGCGACCTCCGGACACTTTTGGATTTCACTTTGGTTTACTGTGATACAAAGTCAGCAGAAATTCACAGTTGAAAGCTAAACTCTTTTTTGAATTTTCCTATACACCTGGTAAAAAAATATTTCAGCTTCCATATTGAATTTATTTCGGTGATGAAAGGTTAAATGAGTATAAAATCTGCAACAACCCGGTTTATCAAAATGAAATTCAACAAAGAATCGATAGCCATTCTTGAAAAACAATATCGTACCAACCTGATTAATTCAGTAACAGGCTTCAAAAGTGCAAATCTCATTGGCACCGTCGACGCGCAGGGGAACAATAATCTCTCCATTTTCAGCTCTGTGGTGCATCTAGGCGCTAATCCTCCCCTGATCGGACTTGTTATGCGACCTGTAACTGTCGTTCGAGATTCCTTTGACAATATTATCTCGACAGGATTTTACACGGTTAACCATGTATCTAAGGAATTCTATAAGGCTGCTCATCAGACTTCTGCGAGATATCCAAAGGGAGTTTCCGAATTTGAAGCTGTTGGTCTTACTCCATGGTTCTCAGAAATATTACCCGCACCTTATGTTGCAGAATCCCCGGTCAAATTAGGGGTAAAATATCTTGAAATGCATGAAATCAAAGCGAATAACACAATTTTTATCGTTGGCGAAATCGTCGAAGCGATTATTCCGGATAACCTGATTCTTCCAGACGGATTTATCGATCTGGAAAAAGAAGGTGCTGTAGCAATATCGGGACTTGACAGTTACCACACTACTTCCCGTCTCGCACGCCTTGCTTATGCCAAACCCGGTAAGGCTCCAGGGGAGATTCAATGAAAACTGAAGAAATATCACACCCCGAGATCTCCAGAATAATTGAAATGGCATGGGAAGACAGAACCCCATTTGAAGCTATCGAAAAACAATTCGGGTTGAAAGAGAACGATGTCAGAGCCATTATGAGACGCGAAATGAAACCATCAAGTTTCAGGATGTGGCGCGAAAGGGTAAATGGAAGGAAGACAAAACACCTTAAGTTACGATCAGAAAGCGTCAGGCGATTTAAAAGCCACAATCAGTAGAATCTGTATCATTATTGATTCTGGTTTTATCCCCATGTAAAGGTTTTTAACATGTTTTGAATATATTTGTCCCGGTAATTTGTTCAGTTCCCGACACTTTGTTCAAACAGGAATCCTTCGATGAAATTTCTAAATCCCTTTAGAAAAAAGACAATCGGACTTGCTCTCGGAAGTGGTGCTGCAAGAGGAATCGCACATATCGGTGTACTCAAAGCTCTCCGGGAGAAGAATATAAAACTTGACTATATTTCGGGTTGCAGTATGGGGGCACTTATCGGTGGTGCCTACGCTGCCGGAATGTCCGTCAAGCAACTGGAAGATATCGCTACTCAAAACGACTGGAAACTGATGGCGAAAATGTTTTTCCCCTCCTTTTCCCGTTCCTCTCTTGTTAAGTCAAAATTCCTTGAGGAATTTATTCTCTCCATCTTTGGAGATAAAAACTTCAACGATCTTAAAATTCCTTTTTCTGCTGTAGCCACGGACATAAATACCGGTGAACCTGTTATCCTCGATTCCGGTGACCTGAAGTCCGCAATAAGGGCAAGTGTTTCAATCCCTGTGATGTTTGTTCCGGCAAGCATAAACGGCAGAAGACTGGCGGATGGCGCCCTCGTTAACCCGGTTCCTGTTGACATCCTGAAGAACAAAAAAATCGACAAAATTATCGCCGTAAGTATCACCGGCACTTCGCCTGTGATAGCCCCGTCAGAGCAGATCCAACATCCTGTGTTACTCGATCCTCGCGTCGCCTCTCTTTCCATAAATGAGAAGATCCAGGAATTGCTCAAAAAACCTTTCGAGATGCTTGGCAAAAAAAGCGAGGAGAAAGAGCCCGATCCAACCATGTGGAATGTAATGGCTCAGTCCTTCTTCATCGTCCAGGATCAAATCAGCCGCCTGAACATGCAGGTTGCAAAACCCGATATCCTCATCACCCCCGACACCCGTGACTTTTCCCTTCTTGACTTCACAAAAGTGAAAGAGCTCATCGAGATTGGCTATATCTCCGCAATGCAAAAACTTGATGAGGGCAGATAAAAATCTTAAAATTCAGAATAAATTTTTTAACATATAAATTGAATATTTTTTCATATTTTAAATATATACATTTATTTTTATCCACAGATTTCAATTTATAGCTTTAAAATGAATAGACAGAAAAGAAAACTGGAACTGAGTCAGCTTCGAAGTAAAATGTCCAGGATCGCTTCTCTGGAATCAGCAATAGCTGTTCCAAAGGCCGGTTGGCTCTTTGCCATAAGAAGAGCAATGGGTATGTCACTGAGGCATCTGGCAACGAGACTTAACATGTCGCCTCAAGGGATTGCACAATTGGAAGAAAGAGAGAGGGATGAAACTGTCACCCTCGGGAAATTGCGCGAAGCAGGCAATGCAATGGGGATGAAACTTGTTTACGGATTTATTCCAATTAATGAATCAATGGAAGAGCTGGTACTAAAGAGAGCAATACAAATTGCCACTGAGATTGTGCATCAATCTGCTCATACTATGGAATTGGAAAATCAGGGGGTCTCCAACAGTAGAATTGATGAAGCAATTAATGATATTATCCGCGATTTGATTGAAAATAAACCGGGGAAATTATGGGACTGATTCCAGATTACGAAGATGAACAGACACCGTTGGAACCGGATGAGATGGAAGGCTTACTGATCAAAACTATATCAACTCGTGGAGAACTCGATGAATTTGAACAGCTCGGGGTCGCAAACGCTGTAAAATGGGTTCGTTTAAGTAATTTTAACACTTATGAAATTCTCTCTGTTGAATTTATTCAGAAGTTACACAGGGTTATGTTTAAAGATGTGTGGAGGTGGGCTGGTGAATTCAGAACGACGAACAAGAATATTGGTGTTGATAAATATCAAATCAGGCTTGAACTCAAGAACCTTTTGGAGAATTGTAATTTTTGGATAGAAAAGCAATCTTTCCGGTACGATGAAATAGCAATCCGATTAAGTCACAGATTGGTCGTAATCCATCCATTCAGCAATGGAAACGGCAGACACTCAAGGCTTATGGCAGACATTCTGATTTCCAAATATTTTAATCAACCAATGTTTACATGGGGAAGCAGGAGCCTTGTAAAAAAAGGAGAAGCAAGAAGTGCATATCTTACAGCTCTGAAAGAAGCAGATGGTATGAACTATCAACCGCTAATGGATTTTGCCCGATCATAGAACAAGATCCAAATAAAAAAATCAAGTTACTTGTTTTAAGTGGACGAAAAAATCACCATAAACCGGTAAAATCCTTCCCCTATTTCTTTGTAACTTTGTAGTTACGAAAATTTAAAATTCCGAACCGGAGATAAATGAATAATATCAGAAACTTCTGCATAATTGCACACATCGACCATGGCAAAAGCACCATCGCTGACAGGCTGCTGGAAACCACCGGAACTGTAAGTGACCGGGAAGCCAAAGCCCAGATACTCGACAGTATGGACCTCGAAAGAGAACGCGGTATTACCATCAAATCACATGCCATTCAGATGGAATACAAGGCTAAAGACGGGGCTGGTTATGTTCTGAATTTGATAGACACTCCGGGGCATGTCGACTTTACATATGAAGTTTCCCGCTCCCTCGCTGCATGCGAAGGTGCCCTCCTGATAGTGGATGCCTCACAGGGCGTAGAGGCTCAGACAATTTCAAATCTCTATCTGGCAATTGGTGCCGGTCTCGAAATAATTCCCGTGCTAAATAAAATTGATTTACCCGGTGCTGAACCCGACAGAATTGCCCAGCAGGTAATTGAATTGCTCGGCTGTAAAAAAGAAGAGATTATCTACGCCAGCGCAAAAACCAAAATTGGAATTGTTGATATACTTGAAGCAGTGGTTGAAAAGATACCGCCACCAAAAGGCGATCCCGACAAACCTCTGCAGGCATTAATCTTTGACTCCGTATTCGATCCCTACAGAGGTGCCATCGCATATGTAAGAGTAATGAACGGTGTCATAAAAGAAAAAGAAAAAATCAGATTCTTCGCCCATGATAAAGAGTATATCGCCGAGGAAGTGGGTACACTTCGTCTCGGGAAAATAAGAACCGGTTCCATTACGGCAGGTAGTGTCGGCTATATCATCGGTGGCATAAAAGATGTTAAAGATACCAAGGTGGGTGATACCATCACTCACTCAAAAGGTGGAGCTGAAGATCCTCTTCCGGGGTACCAGGAAATAAAACCGATGGTTTACAGCGGTCTTTATCCCACGAACACAGAAGATTTTGAAGACCTCCGTGATGCACTCGACAAATATATTCTGAACGATGCATCCCTCATTTACGAACCCGAAACTTCTGCCGCACTGGGATTCGGTTTCCGTTGCGGTTTCCTCGGGCTGCTTCACATGGAGATTGTTCAGGAACGCCTTTTCAGAGAGTTCGACCAGGCAATCATTACCACTCTCCCCAATGTGGAATATATAGTTTACAAAAGAAACGGTGAAAAAATCGTTGTTGATAATCCCGACCATATGCCACCTGCAGGGGATATCGATATCATTCAGGAACCGTATGTAAAAGCACAAATCGTCACCCCAAGCGAGTATGTCGGCGGTATTATGAAACTCGCCATGGATAAAAGGGGTATCTACAAAAATACGACCTATATAGACCCCACAAGAGCCGACTTAAGCTTTGAATTCCCTCTTTCTGAAATCATTTTCGATTTTTATGATAAATTGAAATCAATCTCAAGGGGTTACGCCTCGTTTGATTATGAACTGATTGGTTATCAGGAATCTGATCTGATTAAACTGGATATCCTCCTTAACGCCGAACCTGTTGATGCTCTTTCCATGATTGTCCACAGGTCAAAGTCGTACGACTGGGGAAGAAAAGTCTGCGATAAACTAAAAGATCTGATTCCGCGTCAGTTGTTCGAAATTTCAATTCAGGCTGCAATCGGATCAAAAGTGATCTCTCGTTCAACTGTAAAAGCCATGCGTAAAAATGTTATCGCTAAATGCTACGGCGGCGACATTTCCCGTAAACGGAAACTCCTCGAGAAACAAAAAGAGGGTAAAAAACGGATGAAACAGGTAGGAAATGTGGAAATTCCGCAGGAAGCGTTCCTGGCAGTACTTCAGATTGAAGATTAAAAAGTGGAATTCACAGTCATGGGGAGCCGGTTCTCCCCTTTTGCTGTCTGATTCCGGGTTTCACCACACATCAATTCCCGTTTAGAATAATCCTTGCCAAACAAAAAGTTTTACGGTAAAATAGGTTTTATTCTCTTCCTGTTTCTTATGATAGTCCTGACCCTCCGTCTTTTTTTCATCTCAACTTTCAGGATTACCACCAACTCAATGGAAGCATCCCTTGAACCGGGCGATTTTATAGTGGTAAACAAGTTCCTCTTCTCAAGGCAGGAACCTCTAAATATCCCGTTAACAAGCATCGAAATTCCCTTCTTCACATGGGCGGGTTCATCCCAACCGGAGAAGAATTCCGTTATCGTCTTCAAGTTCCCCGAAGGGAGAAAAGACGATTTCAGTAACCCCTCGTATGTGAAAAGGCTGATTGCTCTTCCCGGCGATACAGTAAAAATTGAAGCCGGCGTGGTCTATGTGAACGGAAAGAAATCACCTCTGCCCGAACACCTCAAAAAGAAAAAAATAAAACCCCGGTCAGAGAATAATTCTCAACTTTTCCCCGGTTATGATGACTGGAACGAGGACTGGTACGGACCCCTCTACATTCCCAAAAAAGGAGATACCATTTCCCTTAACATCAGCAATTATCTGCAATGGGAAGAGGTAATAAGCAAAGAACGAGGTGACACTTCTCTCACGATTTTGGGGCATAAATTCCTGTTAAATGGTAAAGAAATAAATAGTTATATTGTACAAAACGATTATTATTTTGTGTTGGGAGACAACCGGGATAACAGTCTCGACAGCCGGTTTTGGGGATATGTCCCCTACGATTACATTATTGGTGAAGTATCATTCATCTACTGGTCGGTAAATCCCTTTTCAACGGGCTTTTTCCCCGATCTTAAATTCAACAGATTCTTTAAAGCAGTTAACTAAGGTTTTTGTTATGAAAAATCTTCTTTTCCTTTCTCTTTTGTCCGTTTTTTTCCTAATCCCTGTCGCAGCACAGGAAAACTTCATGGTGTTCCTGAAAGACAAAGGATTCACAGGCAGTTTTTCACCCGGTTCACAGATTTGGAATCTCACTGCCGCTTCTCTCTCTTCAGAAAGCATCATGAGAAGGATAAAAAATCTGGGCAGCTCCTCTTTTATCTCTGAAGAAGATATTCCTGTTTCGAACAGTTACATTTCACGGCTTGAACTCGCGGGTGCAAAAGTAAGATGGATATTGAAGTGGTTCGATTGTGTCTCCGTATCTGCTGACAAAAAGACGATTGAAAAGATCAAAAACCTCGATTTTGTAAAAAATGTCCGTCCTGTCATCAAAATAAAAGTCCCCCTCGAGTTCCGAAACACTCTTAATCCTCTCGATGAAGAATTGCTGGCAACGGCAAATTCCACCTCAGCCATGCCTGTTTCACATCTCAATACCCCGTTTTCGTTGCCTTCGGGACAATCTGACAGGTCCGAAGAGGATGCAAAACTTTATG
This Bacteroidota bacterium DNA region includes the following protein-coding sequences:
- a CDS encoding mobile mystery protein A, which gives rise to MNRQKRKLELSQLRSKMSRIASLESAIAVPKAGWLFAIRRAMGMSLRHLATRLNMSPQGIAQLEERERDETVTLGKLREAGNAMGMKLVYGFIPINESMEELVLKRAIQIATEIVHQSAHTMELENQGVSNSRIDEAINDIIRDLIENKPGKLWD
- a CDS encoding mobile mystery protein B, which gives rise to MGLIPDYEDEQTPLEPDEMEGLLIKTISTRGELDEFEQLGVANAVKWVRLSNFNTYEILSVEFIQKLHRVMFKDVWRWAGEFRTTNKNIGVDKYQIRLELKNLLENCNFWIEKQSFRYDEIAIRLSHRLVVIHPFSNGNGRHSRLMADILISKYFNQPMFTWGSRSLVKKGEARSAYLTALKEADGMNYQPLMDFARS
- a CDS encoding flavin reductase, with product MSIKSATTRFIKMKFNKESIAILEKQYRTNLINSVTGFKSANLIGTVDAQGNNNLSIFSSVVHLGANPPLIGLVMRPVTVVRDSFDNIISTGFYTVNHVSKEFYKAAHQTSARYPKGVSEFEAVGLTPWFSEILPAPYVAESPVKLGVKYLEMHEIKANNTIFIVGEIVEAIIPDNLILPDGFIDLEKEGAVAISGLDSYHTTSRLARLAYAKPGKAPGEIQ
- a CDS encoding VTT domain-containing protein, with translation MEFLGHVWEIVNHLDGYLSVIISEYGNITYLFLFVLILLETNFVLTPLLPGVTILFAAGTIAAAGQLNPYALYLLFTMAVFIGDIFNYGIGRRLGDRAYKMDNRFIRPSYLIATEGFFKKHGKTTMFLARYFPMVRTFAPFVAGIVKMKFSTFILSSLLSAAIYILLYVGAGYFFGHIPFVQKNLTLTLFIVAFASVIPMGYKALHNWLIRKKHLK
- the lepA gene encoding translation elongation factor 4, yielding MNNIRNFCIIAHIDHGKSTIADRLLETTGTVSDREAKAQILDSMDLERERGITIKSHAIQMEYKAKDGAGYVLNLIDTPGHVDFTYEVSRSLAACEGALLIVDASQGVEAQTISNLYLAIGAGLEIIPVLNKIDLPGAEPDRIAQQVIELLGCKKEEIIYASAKTKIGIVDILEAVVEKIPPPKGDPDKPLQALIFDSVFDPYRGAIAYVRVMNGVIKEKEKIRFFAHDKEYIAEEVGTLRLGKIRTGSITAGSVGYIIGGIKDVKDTKVGDTITHSKGGAEDPLPGYQEIKPMVYSGLYPTNTEDFEDLRDALDKYILNDASLIYEPETSAALGFGFRCGFLGLLHMEIVQERLFREFDQAIITTLPNVEYIVYKRNGEKIVVDNPDHMPPAGDIDIIQEPYVKAQIVTPSEYVGGIMKLAMDKRGIYKNTTYIDPTRADLSFEFPLSEIIFDFYDKLKSISRGYASFDYELIGYQESDLIKLDILLNAEPVDALSMIVHRSKSYDWGRKVCDKLKDLIPRQLFEISIQAAIGSKVISRSTVKAMRKNVIAKCYGGDISRKRKLLEKQKEGKKRMKQVGNVEIPQEAFLAVLQIED
- a CDS encoding TIGR03643 family protein, which codes for MKTEEISHPEISRIIEMAWEDRTPFEAIEKQFGLKENDVRAIMRREMKPSSFRMWRERVNGRKTKHLKLRSESVRRFKSHNQ
- a CDS encoding patatin-like phospholipase family protein produces the protein MKFLNPFRKKTIGLALGSGAARGIAHIGVLKALREKNIKLDYISGCSMGALIGGAYAAGMSVKQLEDIATQNDWKLMAKMFFPSFSRSSLVKSKFLEEFILSIFGDKNFNDLKIPFSAVATDINTGEPVILDSGDLKSAIRASVSIPVMFVPASINGRRLADGALVNPVPVDILKNKKIDKIIAVSITGTSPVIAPSEQIQHPVLLDPRVASLSINEKIQELLKKPFEMLGKKSEEKEPDPTMWNVMAQSFFIVQDQISRLNMQVAKPDILITPDTRDFSLLDFTKVKELIEIGYISAMQKLDEGR
- the lepB gene encoding signal peptidase I yields the protein MPNKKFYGKIGFILFLFLMIVLTLRLFFISTFRITTNSMEASLEPGDFIVVNKFLFSRQEPLNIPLTSIEIPFFTWAGSSQPEKNSVIVFKFPEGRKDDFSNPSYVKRLIALPGDTVKIEAGVVYVNGKKSPLPEHLKKKKIKPRSENNSQLFPGYDDWNEDWYGPLYIPKKGDTISLNISNYLQWEEVISKERGDTSLTILGHKFLLNGKEINSYIVQNDYYFVLGDNRDNSLDSRFWGYVPYDYIIGEVSFIYWSVNPFSTGFFPDLKFNRFFKAVN
- the secF gene encoding protein translocase subunit SecF, with the translated sequence MRIFHNLNVDFMGKRKYFYILSTTIFVLGLISIFARGLQFGIDFKGGTEVVLEFEKVIDITKVRDYLENSGLGNIEVKTFGAETGALIRTEVQDIPASIKPKLLGVIEGNLTKAYPGIKIDKIFDSVKSSVTYKFAGPDTATKVSQLLFEQGFQASRVSFEAGNSEVIVRVGVSDVIKENLKEKLTGNNFKVLREDRIGPKVGNELKRDAIIAVVLSLLGILIYLAFRFKFLFASTAVVALFHDVLLSIGLFSLFYGVIPGLNLEIDLTIVAAFLTLIGYSINDTVIVFDRVRETMKIHKGGNLEVLMNEAVNKTMSRTILTGGTTLMGVVILLLVGGEVLRAFAFTLFFGIIVGTYSSIFVASALALDYSKKYKVKIDF